ATTAACTGCATTTAAAGGTTGCGTGTACGTGCTTTTTTAATTCATGGCGACTAGGTACGGTTTGCTACGACGCACACCCTGAGCGTTCATCATGCGGCTAGAGAAGGCCTGTATGAACAAACTTCCTCACGCTTCTCATAGAAATTTACCAGTTTCTTCCAATGGTTTATCCCATGTAAATCAGAGTGGGTGGGAAATCCTGGTCTAACTGTTCCTGCCCTCAAACCCTAGGTTAGCGGCACTACAAGCAACTCTGGGAGAGCCTGGACCTGATAGCAACCTGCCAGCTAAGACAGGTTAGCATTGACTTATTTATTGGCACTGGGATATGAAGACACCCCGCCAAAACGATGGGCTAAGGATACGGGAGCTGGTTTTATATTTAAGCTTTCACTAATAGGAAACCAAGTCAGTTACAAGAGAAGACACCCAGCAGAGTCATTTAAATGCAAGTTGACAACCGTGATATTAGTTAGCACTGACACATTAAACCCGATTCTAGCAGCCTCATATGTACCAACCCCAAACACTCAGTTCCACAACCATCAAGTTTAAATGAACAAGAACCCATTCCACATAATGTGATGCTACTAGCATGATTTGACCAAATGTAGCTTAAAGTGTCAAATGGTAATTTAAGCACAGGGGTCAAAGTAGACATATATTGCCATCACCAGTTACTCATGTCAGGTCAAAGACCTCAACTAGTAGGAACCGTCAAAACAATACTGAGGACACAATTATTACAGTTAGCGTTTAATTGAGCCAAAACAAGAAATTGCAGTTACACACACAACCTGGACTAGAAAACCCATGAACTCTTGCATGGACCCCGAGCACCATGTCCCACATCAGATATCCATGTTTGTGGTCAACGGGGGCTGAGATGCAGAAGTCAACAGTTCCTCAATGGCATGGTCAGACTGGCCGGTCGCAGCTGccgaggtagcgtcgtcagacgggccagtggcagcttcagaggtagcgtcgtcagacgggccagtggcagcttcagaggtagcgtcgtcagacgggccagtggcagcttcagaggtagcgtcgtcagacgggccagtggcagcttcagaggtagcgtcgtcagacgggccagtggcagcttcagaggtagcgtcgtcagacgggccagtggcagcttcagaggtagcgtcgtcagacgggccagtggcagcttcagaggtagcgtcgtcagacgggccagtggcagcttcagaggtagcgtcgtcagacgggccagtggcagcttcagaggtagcgtcgtcagacgggccagtggcagcttcagaggtagcgtcgtcagacgggccagtggcagcttcagaggtagcgtcgtcagacgggccagtggcagcttcagaggtagcgtcgtcagacgggccagtggcagcttcagaggtagcgtcgtcagacgggccagtggcagcttcagaggtagcgtcgtcagacgggccagtggcagcttcagaggtagcgtcgtcagacgggccagtggcagcttcagaggtagcgtcgtcagacgggccagtggcagcttcagaggtagcgtcgtcagacgggccagtggcagcttcagaggtagcgtcgtcagacgggccagtggcagcttcagaggtagcgtcgtcagacgggccagtggcagcttcagaggtagcgtcgtcagacgggccagtggcagcttcagaggtagcgtcgtcagacgggccagtggcagcttcagaggtagcgtcgtcagacgggccagtggcagcttcagaggtagcgtcgtcagacgggccagtggcagcttcagaggtagcgtcgtcagacgggccagtggcagcttcagaggtagcgtcgtcagacgggccagtggcagcttcagaggtagcgtcgtcagacgggccagtggcagcttcagaggtagcgtcgtcagacgggccagtggcagcttcagaggtagcgtcgtcagacgggccagtggcagcttcagaggtagcgtcgtcagacgggccagtggcagcttcagaggtagcgtcgtcagacgggccagtggcagcttcagaggtagcgtcgtcagacgggccagtggcagcttcagaggtagcgtcgtcagacgggccagtggcagcttcagaggtagcgtcgtcagacgggccagtggcagcttcagaggtagcgtcgtcagacgggccagtggcagcttcagaggtagcgtcgtcagacgggccagtggcagcttcagaggtagcgtcgtcagacgggccagtggcagcttcagaggtagcgtcgtcagacgggccagtggcagcttcagaggtagcgtcgtcagacgggccagtggcagcttcagaggtagcgtcgtcagacgggccagtggcagcttcagaggtagcgtcgtcagacgggccagtggcagcttcagaggtagcgtcgtcagacgggccagtggcagcttcagaggtagcgtcgtcagacgggccagtggcagcttcagaggtagcgtcgtcagacgggccagtggcagcttcagaggtagcgtcgtcagacgggccagtggcagcttcagaggtagcgtcgtcagacgggccagtggcagcttcagaggtagcgtcgtcagacgggccagtggcagcttcagaggtagcgtcgtcagacgggccagtggcagcttcagaggtagcgtcgtcagacgggccagtggcagcttcagaggtagcgtcgtcagacgggccagtggcagcttcagaggtagcgtcgtcagacgggccagtggcagcttcagaggtagcgtcgtcagacgggccagtggcagcttcagaggtagcgtcgtcagacgggccagtggcagcttcagaggtagcgtcgtcagacgggccagtggcagcttcagaggtagcgtcgtcagacgggccagtggcagcttcagaggtagcgtcgtcagacgggccagtggcagcttcagaggtagcgtcgtcagacgggccagtggcagcttcagaggtagcgtcgtcagacgggccagtggcagcttcagaggtagcgtcgtcagacgggccagtggcagcttcagaggtagcgtcgtcagacgggccagtggcagcttcagaggtagcgtcgtcagacgggccagtggcagcttcagaggtagcgtcgtcagacgggccagtggcagcttcagaggtagcgtcgtcagacgggccagtggcagcttcagaggtagcgtcgtcagacgggccagtggcagcttcagaggtagcgtcgtcagacgggccagtggcagcttcagaggtagcgtcgtcagacgggccagtggcagcttcagaggtagcgtcgtcagacgggccagtggcagcttcagaggtagcgtcgtcagacgggccagtggcagcttcagaggtagcgtcgtcagacgggccagtggcagcttcagaggtagcgtcgtcagacgggccagtggcagcttcagaggtagcgtcgtcagacgggccagtggcagcttcagaggtagcgtcgtcagacgggccagtggcagcttcagaggtagcgtcgtcagacgggccagtggcagcttcagaggtagcgtcgtcagacgggccagtggcagcttcagaggtagcgtcgtcagacgggccagtggcagcttcagaggtagcgtcgtcagaggaCAGGTTATCATTTGCCAGAGAGCTACCATGGTTTGGAGAAGCTTGGGATTCTACTTCATTAGTCTCGAAATACTCTAGAGAGAAAACAAAGAAACAGTTGGGTATTCTACAGCAACACAGCTGTTCTACACGGTCTAGGCCAAACTGCTATTCGAATGTTGAGCAACATGAACCCAACACAGATTTCAAAGTATATATTTCAGGCCGTACCTTCTCTGTCTTGTTTAGCGTCAGACCCTATGGATCGGAGCAAGGCCAGGGCATGCACAATGGAGACGTCATTTGATGACAGCTCTGAAAAACGTAGGTTAAGGGACACAAGCAAAGTGACCAAATCAAAGGGTTTGACAACATTATTTAGACAACTGAGTTactctatggtgttgaatgagTGTCAAACACAGCAGCACCATAGACACAGTACAAAGCTAGAAGGGTAGTGGAAAGAAACACTTACCTCCAAGTCTCCTCTGCAGAGAGACTTGCTCTTGCTTCTGGGACTTTCCAACAGGGTAACAAGAAACTGAGGAGAAAGTGTTGACAGAAAATAACTACATATATTAATAATAGAAGATGACCAATGCGGAACAAACAGTCACATTGTAACCTCCAACTGATAAAGTAAAGCATATTTCCCAAACAAATCCCTTCAATCCAAATAAAACATTAGTGAACCAACCTTTCACAACCCCCACAGTCACCACAAAGAGCAGCAGTTCTCTCACACCTCCCATGATCATGAAAATTGTCTGTGTTATCAACAGGTAATGTCTTCCCATGGCCTGTATGAGGCTTATATAGGCCACTAATGACCTTTTACCTGACAAACATGACTTAACGATCAATTAACATGCTTGATTGAGGTGTtacattcagatagaaatagaCCATGTAGAACGTATGTTGATTCTGGTGGGCAGGCAATCTTTTCTACTCCATATATTGCATTTATATCTGTAATGTTTAACCCTAATGGTCTCAGATCAGCAGTAAAAAGAAGTAGGCCTAATTATTTTAGGTGTAATCTTCAAAGATATTAGGGGGAAATAAACACTGTACTCAAATCCACTTTTTACAATGCTCCTGGGAAATGGGTAGGCCTCCACCATATAGTCCTCATAGTTTTACAGCTGTGTTATATTCCTTTATTTACATAGATCACATACATAAATATTTATGTTAGCTGTAGGTAGCTTTGGGATAAAATTCCCATATTGTATTGTTACTAACATAAGTCATAATATATCATATTTTCCTCATTTGCTCTGTAGGAGGTTCGTCATATGAAGGACATTCAAGTGGGTGTGACCCCTAAACTGTAGGAGGAGCTCAGTGGGGTGACAGACATCCTGTAAGGGATCTCCAGCTAGTGTCTGAGGACCTGTAGGAGGCTGTGTCTACAGCAGTGGGGCAGGACAAGCATGGTAACCTAACCTC
This DNA window, taken from Salvelinus fontinalis isolate EN_2023a unplaced genomic scaffold, ASM2944872v1 scaffold_1221, whole genome shotgun sequence, encodes the following:
- the LOC129848843 gene encoding cell surface glycoprotein 1-like; translation: MGRHYLLITQTIFMIMGGVRELLLFVVTVGVVKVSCYPVGKSQKQEQVSLQRRLGELSSNDVSIVHALALLRSIGSDAKQDREEYFETNEVESQASPNHGSSLANDNLSSDDATSEAATGPSDDATSEAATGPSDDATSEAATGPSDDATSEAATGPSDDATSEAATGPSDDATSEAATGPSDDATSEAATGPSDDATSEAATGPSDDATSEAATGPSDDATSEAATGPSDDATSEAATGPSDDATSEAATGPSDDATSEAATGPSDDATSEAATGPSDDATSEAATGPSDDATSEAATGPSDDATSEAATGPSDDATSEAATGPSDDATSEAATGPSDDATSEAATGPSDDATSEAATGPSDDATSEAATGPSDDATSEAATGPSDDATSEAATGPSDDATSEAATGPSDDATSEAATGPSDDATSEAATGPSDDATSEAATGPSDDATSEAATGPSDDATSEAATGPSDDATSEAATGPSDDATSEAATGPSDDATSEAATGPSDDATSEAATGPSDDATSEAATGPSDDATSEAATGPSDDATSEAATGPSDDATSEAATGPSDDATSEAATGPSDDATSEAATGPSDDSEAATGPSDDATSEAATGPSDDATSEAATGPSDDATSEAATGPSDDATSEAATGPSDDATSEAATGPSDDATSEAATGPSDDATSEAATGPSDDATSEAATGPSDDATSEAATGPSDDATSEAATGPSDDATSEAATGPSDDATSEAATGPSDDATSEAATGPSDDATSEAATGPSDDATSEAATGPSDDATSEAATGPSDDATSEAATGPSDDATSEAATGPSDDATSEAATGPSDDATSEAATGPSDDATSEAATGPSDDATSEAATGPSDDATSEAATGPSDDATSEAATGPSDDATSEAATGPSDDATSEAATGPSDDATSEAATGPSDDATSEAATGPSDDATSEAATGPSDDATSEAATGPSDDATSEAATGPSDDATSEAATGPSDDATSEAATGPSDDATSAAATGQSDHAIEELLTSASQPPLTTNMDI